A stretch of DNA from Polyodon spathula isolate WHYD16114869_AA chromosome 4, ASM1765450v1, whole genome shotgun sequence:
AAGGAAAGAATACAAACAAGATTAAACCAACTGTTCAGGGGTTAGCTGGGGATGTTCACCACAACTTCACTACAGTCAACCTTGTGTTACAAAATGTTATGGACAAACTAAGCGCTATGATTGGTTCTTAGCGATCACATGACTGTACCGAAATCTTCTGCACAACTGCACAGTTCGAATCGAATTTTGTAATCAGAGCGACTACTAaatgttgtgatttttttaattgcccATTCTGGGGCTTGGCCTCGTCCCTGACAAAGCACCCTACTGCGCACCCTGTAATTTCTTACTTAATGACCAGGTATAAGTAAACAGTTAACTGTTAAATCAGATGTTATTATGGTGTCAGATTGTGATTTTGAACACATGCATGTGGTTtctactaaatattttaaagtgAGTGTAATTGACGTTTTAAAAATTGTACTACAACAAGTGTGAGGATATGTAGAGATAAGGGGTCGTCGTGTACAGACCAGAGGccttaaacaaaaaatgtcattaaattaaattaaacaaacaccaCAGTTACAACATTCTCTAAATGCAGACAGTACGTATATTGCATCTCATCAGGATGTACTTATTCCCTAAATTAGGATTACAAAAATGTTATAGTTATTATTAAACTACTTTTGTACACCAAATATAGTTACAGTTTTGCAGCCAGAGACAATTTTGCAACAAGCCCAAAACGATATCAAAGGAACCAAGGGTGATGTAGGTACATTTTGAGTATATTTATGCGTTAGAGAtgcttagtaaaaataaataaatcaattaattaaacagCACCTTTATTTCGATGAGTTTGTGTGGGTTGCGTCTTCGACAACGGTTGACTTCAATGGTGCGTCTCTTTTTGGGAGCTGCCATCCAGAACATGTTATCCAGAAAGCTGTGCTCTTCAGTCTCCTCATTTCTGTGTGGTTGAGGAAAGATGCCAGGACCCTGGACTGACAAAGCAGGAACTACTGTACACATGAAAATAACAGACAAGACAATGTTAAGCGGGCCTGTTACAATATATGGAGGCTGACTGCAGAGTTAGAAATTCACAAAATTGTGGTTATTAAACATattagtccttatgtgaagtgcctatGTTGGAATTAAGAACAGTTGGGATCCCTAAAAATAttaggcttacattttattttcctaaaaaataaatgtaacagggtgggttttttgtatttgtatgcatgTCTATTTTAAATTTTCActtatatttctgtttttgcactttagtttattatttttacattttcattttatgatttagaattgcgcactttatttttgtgtatgtatatCCTCCCCTGCGTATTGTCGAttgtgtatattttcttttaaaatgaatcagtAGTGGAAAAAACTGTTCTCCAGATTGTGGTAGTACTTGTGTGAATGACTGATTTTTAAATTTATGTCGTaacttcctttttctttctttaaaaactggCCGGGGAAAAGATTCACGATGTTCCCCTTTCTGTGTTAGACTCAAGCACGGTTGGCTGCAGAGAATCAACTGAGTGAGTAAGAGGCCATGAACGCGCCGAGTTGGAAAGCACCCGTTTGCAAGATATTGTGCATTCTGGGTATCTATAGCGGTGAGATGTCTGTAGCAGACAGACCTTTTTCTGAGGAACCATCCCCGACTTCAAGGACAAgccaatctttttttgttttcacttttatgTTGAGCACTGATTGTTTCGTTTAGTTCTTCTGTCTAGTGATGTGTGTGTATGCATCTGAATACACTGGCATTTTTGTTGGGTGTTTGTGTTGTAATTCGTCAAGACCTTATCCTCTGGCCCAAATAAAAGAACCTGGTGATATCAACCTAAAAGCCTTCAGTGGCATAGACCGCtaccataaattatatttttaaacccagcctagcCCTCGCTACAATAAACACTGATAtaaatgcagactttttttttgtttgtttgttttaaacagacaCTTTAGTAAACGCTCCTACACATTGATCGATCATCTGTTTGCACCTCCTTAATGAACGATTACTGAGCGACTGTGGGcccagctgtgtcaccttgctgaCCATGAAGCTCCGCCTGAAAATGACGCGtttgacacaaataaaatgtgtattttattgttcGTTACATGTGTAGCTATTTATAAAAATGATGGCTGGTTTTTGGAGTTATGGGTTACAGTCTGTGAGTGCTTAAAtagctatgaattactatctattGAATGTACTCACGTATTCACACGGTCGTCAATAAAGACAGTCCAAAGCTGGGACAAAATTGTTTGCAGAGGACAACTAAAACACGGACGTTAACTAGTCGTCCTCATTAGTTTTAATTTGCCTCGGGCTAGCATGAGCTTCTTACCCTGCTGTCTGTAATGGTGACATACAGTCACTCAACAACTTTTTGGAAAAAATGTCGTTTTTATCCCCACTAGGTAAAGGTGGCGCTCCAACTACCCCATGAGTGAGGATCATCCCCAGGCAACTCTAAACAAGCTCTGTGTGAATAGAGGCTTTACATTCTCCAAAGAACAATAATGTACATCATAACCCCAATCCATATGATAACCTTTACAATGTGCTACTGGAGTCACAATGTTTTAGATCAGCTGGCAACCAATATAcgtatattaaatattgcaatacaGCAAGACCAATACTGTTTTTAAGACATTATAATAAGGGATTCACACAGTTAAGAAGCACAGTACCTGCACGACTATTAAAACCGATCGCTTGTAGAATCCTTGATTCCAGGTGAAAAAACGAGCGCCTGAAAAAACCCAGGAGCCCCGTTACACTCATTATCGCTATTTAAATTTGTAACCCAGGCAAAATTATTACATGTGAGTTCAGGGTCACTCACAAAAGTGCGCACGCATTAGAAGGCCTGTGACGATATAATAATTTGCAttgtgggaattgtagttttttgttgttttgggtcTCGTTCCTTAGCTTCATTCTACAGGAAGAGTCGTCAATTTCTTGAATGAAAAGACAAACGGGTAATATTAGTTACTTTATCAAACATACCCAGCTCCTTTAAATCATCAATTCACTAATAAAAAGTGGACTATCAAACATGTACGGTTAAGTTGTATTGTGGGGTTTGTAGTTTCAAGGCTCACTGTGTTCCAGGATGCTCAGTGTTAACTGTGTTTCTCCTCCTATCACAGCGAGTGTCAGCGTTGAGCTAGTTTCCCCGGCAAGTGAGTGAAAATGGCTGAAAGAGGATACAGTTTCTCGCTAACAACTTTCAGGTAAATTAAACAGTTCTTACCGGATCTAGTAAAGAAAAGAGACTCGtgtatttaagtgttgttgaagAATAATGTAAAATGGTTAAACTCGCAATTTCGGTTTACTGGAAGTCTGAACTGCAAGCCATGATGTATAGTTGCGCAGTCACCCTGTTGTTGGCCTATGTATATGTTCCAGACAGCCTGTATTATATGTTGCTTTCATCTTtatgcaaaattaaatcaaattatgCATTCGTAATTGATACTAACGTTCGTtataatttgtaaatgtttaatttaattttgtgtttatgtAAGTAGTTAGAAGGCCTGTGTAAGTGTACGGAAAGATGTTCTTTCACTTTcagttatttgtattttctaataCTTTTACAGATAATTCACGGGGATAGCcttttaaaacagtaacaaaacgggttataatgtaaaaaaatacaaacaaacaaaaaaaaacttttttttttttttttgtagtttgaataagatttttattttatgggAGTTTGTTGACAAGTCAGACTGCCAGCATGTTTATACTGGGCGCAGAAGGCTATGGAAACATTATGCATAACACATATCCATACCTTTTCAATGCACACGAATATACAATACTAATACATGTCACAGTAACTAACAAAAAATGCCATCAACAATTAcattatcttttttaaaatgaatttatgtATTACAAAGTGCAaagataaaacaaatgtttacattataaaataatatttatgatTCCTATTTGCAGCCCTTCTGGCAAATTGGTCCAGATTGAATATGCCCTGGCAGCTGTAGCAGCAGGAGCACCATCAGTTGGAATAAAAGGTAAATGATAACAATAATTGTATTCCAGGATGCTCACTGTTAACTACGCTTCTCAGCCTATCACAGTGAGTGTCACTGCatgttgtaaagcactttgtgatggtggaccactatgaaaggtgctatatacagTTATGGTTGATTTGATAATAACAGACAGCGACTCCAAGTGAAAGTTAAAAGATCTGTTTTCTTATCTCATATCGttaacatgagaacataagaaagtttacaaacgagaggaggccattcagcccatcttgcttgtttggttgttagtagcttattgatcccagaatctcatcaagcagcttcttgaaggatcccagggtgtcagcttcaacaacattactggggagttgattccagaccctcacgattctctgtgtaaaaaaaaaagtgcctcctattttctgttctgaatgcccctttgtctaatctccatttgtgacccctggtccttatttctttcttcaggtcaaaaaaatcccatgggtcgacattgtcaataccttttagaattttgaatgcttgaattaggtcgccacgtagtcttctttgttcaagactgaacagattcaattcttttagcctgtctgcatatgacatgccttttaagcccggaataattctggtcgctcttctttgcactctttctagagcagcaatatcttttttatagcgaggtggccagaactgaacacagtattcaagatgaggtcagtgcattgtacagttttaacattacttcccttgatttaaattcaacagttttcacaatgtatccgagcatcttgttagccttttttatagcttccccacattgtctagatgaagacatttctgagtcaagaaaaactcctaggtctttttcatagattccttctccaatttcagtatctcccatatgatatttgtaatgcacattattatttcctgcgtgcagtaccttacacttttctctattaaatgtcatttgccatgtgtctgcccagttatgaatcttgtctagatcattttgaatgacctttgctgctgcaacagtgtttgccactcctcctatttttgtgtcatctgtgaatttaacaagtttgcttactataccagaatctaaatctttaatgtagattaggaatagcagaggacctaatactgatccctgtggtactccactagttaccacacgccattctgaggtttctcctctaatcagtactttctgttttctacatgttaaccagtccctaatccatgtacatgtgtttccttgaatccctactgcgttcagtttgagaattaatcttttatgcaggactttgtcaaaagctttctggaaatctaaataaaccatgtcatatgctttgcaattatccattatcgatgttgcatcctcaaaaaaaaatcaagcaggttagttagacacgatctccctttcctaaaacaatgttgaccgtctcccaggatacttttaccatataagtaattttccattttggatcttattatagtttccctaagtttgcatataatagaagtcaggcttattggtctgtagttacctggttcagttttgtttccctttttgtggataggtATTATATTTGGAATTttctagtctgtcggtacaacccctgtgtcaagagactcttgcatgatcttggttagttttgtaaataacttctttcatttctttgagtactattgggaggatcttatccggcccaggggatttgtttattttaagagctcctactccttttaacacttctgcctcggttatgctaaagctattttcatctatgattttgccatttgtatctcttagacatttaacctcctctttgaatgttctgttgctgttgtaatattggaaaaacattttggaattagttttaTCCCCCTTAGggatgttcatttctatttctctcttggcctttctaacttcctttttgacttgtgtttgcagttccttgtactctttctgtgtactttgtttttagtCCCTTTTTAaagctctataaagtgccttttttgctgaatattttttttaattgatctattaaaccattttggcaatttagttttaacatttagatttgtctactttaggggtGTAATTGtattgcgcctctagtactacatttt
This window harbors:
- the LOC121314874 gene encoding 39S ribosomal protein L32, mitochondrial-like; this encodes MSVTGLLGFFRRSFFHLESRILQAIGFNSRAVVPALSVQGPGIFPQPHRNEETEEHSFLDNMFWMAAPKKRRTIEVNRCRRRNPHKLIEIKTNIEPCPECGNLKQKHVLCGFCYEKVRRETAIIRGQIQAQEGKPLNNPAVETVVLYEGEKPAATDAGKRIVERKRQRPSWFTQY